One Silene latifolia isolate original U9 population chromosome 4, ASM4854445v1, whole genome shotgun sequence DNA segment encodes these proteins:
- the LOC141653400 gene encoding 3-ketoacyl CoA thiolase 1, peroxisomal-like, whose amino-acid sequence MEKAINRQKVLLQHLNPTSTFTPQPHNSTIFPLICSAGDDGAFERKAAFGDDVVIVAAYRTAICKAKRGGFKDTLADDLLAPVLKAVIEKTNINPSEVGDIVVGTVLAPGSARAIECRMAAFYAGFPDTVPIRTVNRQCSSGLQAVADVAAYIKAGFYDIGIAAGVESMTLDRVDRLRQINPKVEEFPQAKDCLLPMGLTSENVAERYGVTRQEQDQAAVESHKRAAAAISLGKFTEEIVPVSTKIIDPKTGEEKNITVSVDDGVRSNTNMLDLAKLKPSFKKDGTSTAGNSSQVSDGAGAVLLMKRSLANKRRLPILGVFRSFAAVGVDPGVMGIGPAFAIPEAVKSAGLKLGDVNLFEINEAFASQYVYCCKKLNLDAQKVNVNGGALALGHPLGATGARCVATLLHEMKRRGRDCRFGVISMCIGSGMGAAAVFERGDYDL is encoded by the exons ATGGAGAAGGCAATCAACAGGCAAAAAGTGCTTTTGCAACATCTTAATCCCACTTCTACTTTCACTCCTCAACCTCATAATTCTACCATCTTT CCTTTGATATGCTCAGCTGGGGATGATGGAGCTTTTGAAAGAAAAGCTGCTTTTGGAGATGATGTCGTAATTGTTGC CGCTTATCGGACTGCAATATGTAAAGCAAAACGTGGTGGATTCAAGGACACACTTGCTGATGATCTTCTTGCTCCTGTCTTAAAG GCAGTGATAGAGAAGACAAACATTAATCCTTCTGAGGTTGGGGATATTGTGGTGGGTACAGTTTTAGCCCCGGGTTCAGCTAGAGCAATCGAGTGTAGGATGGCAGCGTTCTATGCTGGTTTCCCAG ACACAGTGCCGATAAGAACTGTGAACAGGCAGTGTTCATCCGGGCTTCAAGCAGTTGCTGATGTAGCCGCCTACATAAAGGCAGGATTTTATGACATAG GGATTGCTGCTGGTGTGGAATCCATGACACTTGATCGTGTTGATAGGCTTCGACAGATCAACCCAAAA GTAGAAGAGTTTCCTCAAGCAAAAGATTGCCTTCTTCCTATGGGATTAACTTCAGAGAATGTAGCAGAGCGTTATGGTGTGACACGGCAAGAACAAGACCAGGCTGCT GTTGAGTCTCATAAACGCGCTGCAGCAGCCATTTCATTAGGAAAATTCACGGAAGAAATTGTGCCCGTCTCGACAAAG ATTATTGACCCAAAAACAGGGGAGGAGAAAAATATCACTGTATCAGTGGATGATGGCGTACGAAGCAACACTAACATGTTGGATTTGGCAAAACTAAAGCCATCTTTCAAAAAGGATGGTACCTCAACAGCTG GCAATTCTAGTCAGGTGAGTGATGGGGCTGGAGCAGTGCTTTTGATGAAAAGAAGCTTAGCAAATAAGAGAAGGCTTCCAATTCTCGGCGTGTTTAG GAGCTTTGCTGCTGTTGGCGTGGATCCTGGTGTAATGGGGATTGGTCCAGCTTTTGCAATTCCAGAAGCTGTAAAGTCTGCTGGTCTAAAGCTTGGCGATGTCAACTTATTTGAAATAAATGAG GCCTTTGCATCGCAATATGTATACTGCTGTAAGAAACTAAACCTGGATGCTCAGAAAGTTAACGTTAATGGAGGAGCACTAGCCCTTGGACACCCTCTTGGTGCTACAG GTGCTCGTTGTGTGGCGACTTTGTTGCATGAGATGAAACGTAGAGGAAGGGATTGCCGTTTTGGGGTCATTTCCATGTGTATAG GTAGCGGAATGGGAGCTGCAGCCGTCTTCGAAAGAGGAGATTATGATTTGTGA
- the LOC141651353 gene encoding protein FAR1-RELATED SEQUENCE 5-like, with amino-acid sequence MIMDNAHVNHGPVQTFRMFKQYVKGYKNVGASLQDFKKISRDVEKYIKEYDAQMLIENFMQKRAMSPSFYFDFDVDDQSRITKLFWADPISIKNYALFGDDVSVDATYNLNQYKMVFVPFTGVDNHKGCVTFAAGLIRNENAESFSWLFQNFVTAMGDRYPITIITDQCRGIKKAVKGVFGDKTRHRLCMWHIMKKLPDKVGPSICQDTTFLKEINSVVWDVEITPEDFESKWNSIISSYELCDNKWLKKMFKHHALWIHAYIRDTYLGGILRTTSRSESENNFFGNFTNPHVTLVEFWMRFQTAMDAQRWKYSKVMADDKNCYPKLTTPLLLEKQASEFYTIVIFYIIQVEVQAACYTCGHLPSPNATGENDNISIIDREKEKEYKVDLSDNKFSCSCKMFERIGILCRHILWVLKDRGFDHIPKEYLALRWSKSATSHPLSNVVGKSVLADCVSIESRQNNLSELWSEVFNAVSLVEDNEEHSDALFQLLRSFNEKLIISVKSGKSKDKKAEIEMLLGSKIPTEFIVLPPEKCKNKGSGKRITSNKENAVLENAKPLRKCRACGEMSNHDSRNCPSRLP; translated from the coding sequence ATGATAATGGATAATGCCCATGTAAACCATGGTCCTGTGCAAACATTTAGGATGTTCAAACAATATGTGAAGGGATACAAAAATGTGGGTGCTTCTTTACaagatttcaaaaaaatttcaagggATGTTGAGAAATACATCAAAGAATATGATGCCCAGATGTTAATAGAGAACTTCATGCAAAAAAGGGCTATGTCTCCATCTTTCTATTTTGACTTTGATGTGGATGATCAAAGCAGAATAACTAAGCTTTTCTGGGCAGATCcaatatcaattaaaaattaTGCCCTTTTTGGTGATGATGTTTCTGTTGATGCCACTTATAACTTAAACCAATATAAAATGGTGTTTGTCCCTTTCACGGGTGTTGATAACCATAAAGGCTGCGTTACTTTTGCAGCGGGTTTGATACGAAACGAAAATGCAGAATCATTTTCGTGGTTGTTTCAAAATTTTGTAACGGCTATGGGTGATCGCTATCCTATTACTATAATAACTGATCAATGTAGAGGCATCAAAAAAGCTGTTAAAGGTGTGTTTGGTGACAAAACACGCCACCGACTgtgtatgtggcatataatgaagaaGTTGCCTGACAAGGTTGGTCCATCGATTTGCCAAGACACGacttttttgaaggaaataaacTCAGTTGTTTGGGATGTAGAAATCACTCCAGAAGATTTTGAATCGAAATGGAATTCGATAATTTCCTCATATGAGCTTTGTGATAACAAGTGGTTGAAGAAAATGTTTAAGCACCATGCTCTTTGGATTCATGCTTACATTAGAGACACATATTTGGGCGGGATTTTGCGCACAACATCAAGGTCAGAGTCTGAAAATAACTTCTTTGGAAACTTCACCAACCCACATGTCACACTTgtcgagttttggatgcgtttccaAACAGCAATGGATGCTCAGAGATGGAAATATTCTAAGGTAATGGCTGATGATAAGAACtgttatccaaaattgacaacCCCTCTCCTTTTAGAAAAGCAAGCTTCCGAATTTTACACGATCGTTATATTTTATATTATCCAAGTAGAAGTCCAAGCAGCATGTTATACTTGTGGCCATTTACCATCACCAAACGCAACTGGTGAGAATGATAATATTTCAATAATTGATCGTGAGAAAGAGAAGGAATACAAAGTTGATTTAAGTGATAATAAGTTTTCTTGTTCTTGTAAGAtgtttgaaagaattgggatacTCTGTAGGCACATTTTATGGGTGTTGAAAGATAGGGGATTTGATCATATACCTAAAGAGTATTTAGCACTTAGATGGAGCAAATCTGCAACCTCCCACCCTCTTTCTAATGTTGTTGGAAAATCTGTCCTAGCTGATTGTGTGTCAATCGAAAGTCGCCAGAACAATTTAAGTGAATTATGGTCGGAGGTATTTAATGCAGTCTCACTTGTTGAGGATAATGAGGAACATTCTGATGCGCTATTTCAATTGCTCCGGAGTTTCAATGAAAAGTTGATTATTTCAGTTAAGTCGGGCAAGTCAAAAGATAAGAAAGCTGAGATTGAGATGCTTCTTGGGTCAAAAATTCCAACTGAATTTATTGTTCTACCACCAGAGAAGTGCAAGAATAAGGGATCGGGAAAGAGGATAACATCAAACAAGGAAAACGCAGTCTTGGAAAATGCAAAGCCTCTGAGGAAATGTCGTGCTTGCGGTGAAATGAGTAACCATGATAGTAGAAATTGCCCGAGTCGACTCCCTTGA